The following is a genomic window from Janibacter sp. DB-40.
GGGCGAAGGGGACTCCCCCCTTCCGTGGATCGGTGGCGGCCTGCTCGCCGCGATCGTCCTCGGCGCCGGCGCCTGGTTCGGGATCCGTCGCCTGGGCAAGGAAGGCAACTGATGAGGACCACCGCCATCACCCGTGCCCTGCTCGGTGCCGGCCTGGCCGGAGCGCTGGCCCTGACCAGCGTCGGCACCTCGAGCGCCAGCCCGAGCACCACGACCCACGCGTCCGCACCAGCGGACCAGACCGCCGAGGAGCCGGGCGAGCTGCTGCTGATGCTCGACGCCTCCGGATCGATGAAGGAGCCCGACCCCGCCGGCGGGACCAAGATGGAGGCGGCGAAGAAGGCCCTGACCGGCGTGGTCGACTCCCTCCCTGCCGACACCCACGTCGGCCTGCGCGTCTACGGCGCCACCGAGCCCGGCGGCAAGCCCACCAAGGCCGCCTGCAACGACACCCAGCTCGCCGTCCCGATCGGCCCCCTGGACAAGCCCGCCCTCACGGACGCGATCAAGGGGTTCCGGGCCAAGGGCGAGACCCCCATCGCCCACTCCCTCACCAAGGCCATGGACGACCTCGGCGACACCGGCAAGCGCAACATCATCCTCGTCTCCGACGGCGAGGAGTCCTGCGTGCCCGACCCCTGCCCCGTCGTAAAGGACCTCGTCCAGGACGGCGTCGACCTGCGCATCGACACCGTCGGCTTCGGCGTCGAGGACACCGCCCGTGAGCAGCTGCAGTGCATCGCCGAGACCGGCGGCGGCACCTACTACGACGCCGCCGACGCCGACGAGCTCGCCACCAGCCTGAACAAGATCTCCACCCGCGCCGTGCGCGACTTCGGCTTCACCGGTCAGCCCGTCACCGGCATCGACCTCGCCGAGAACGAACAGGCCCCCGCCGACCTGCCCACCCTCACCCCGGGCCTGTGGACCGACGAGCTGACCGCCAGTGAGGACTCCTGGCGCGCCTACTCCATCGAGCGCACCCAGAAGCAGTCCACCCTCCATGTCTCCGTCACCACGAAACCGAAGACGTACTACAACCGCGAGGAGGACGACGCCGACCTCGAGAACCTCTACCTGACGATCCTCGCCCCCGACGGCACGGAGTGTGCTGACGCGTTCGGAGTCGTCGGAGACTTCCACGGGTTCAAGCGGCTCGTCACCGTCACCGGACGCGTGCTCGGCCAGTCTCCTGAGGAGGAACCCGCCAGCGAGTCCTGCCGGGCGATGGGCACCTTCACCGCCTTGGTCCACCGAGAGGGAGCGCAGCAGACCACACCGGCGGAGATCCAGGTCATCGAGGAGCCTCGGGTCACGAACCTGGACGAGCTGCCGGACGCCGCCGGCGACCTGCCGGAAGCGAAGGACCTGACGGCGGGTGACGCGCAGCCGATCGCCGGTGGTCTCTCCTTCTCCGACGCCCCCGAGATCACCGAAGGCACCTGGGTCGACACCCTCGTCCCGGGCGAGACCCTCGTCTACCGGGTCAAGGTCGACTACGGCCAGACCGCCCGCTTCACCACCCACGGGCCCACCGGCGGATTCCGCTTCCCTGCGGACGTCGCCCGCGTCAACTATCTGCTCATCGATGGGGAAGCCTTCTCCCCGGACCGGCAGAAGGTGGACGAGAGTGTGCGCGCTCCGGGTCAATTCAATCCTGCGTACTCGTCCCCTGGGTCGGTGCGAACCGCGAACGTCCGGTACAAGAACCGCTACGCGGACACCCCGGCACTCGACGCCACCCCCGCGGCCAGCATGAGCGGGTGGTACTACTACGCGCTCGGGGTCAGCACCAAGGAGGTCGGCGAGGACCTGGCGGGTCAGCCGATCAAGGTCGCCTTCACCGTCGACGTCGAGGGTGAGCCCACCGACGCCGTCGAGTACGCCAACGGCAAGGGGGGCGAGACCACGGCCACGGGCGAGGACGGCAGCGGCGACACCGGTGCGACCGCGAGCACGAGTGAGGACGAAGGGGGCTCCCCCCTGCCGTGGATCGGTGGAGGCGTGCTCGCCGCGATCATCCTCGGCGCCGGCGCAGGGTTCGGCTTGCGCCGCAAGGATGCCGGCGCTCAGGAGTCCGCGCGCTCCCAGGAGTAGCGACCGTCGTCGGCTTGCTGGCAGATGACGTCGACCCCGTCCGAGGTCGTCTCACGCAGGCCCACGTCGCTGAACTCGCACGGCTGCCCGACGCTGCTGACCACGGTGCCCACCTCGACGGAACCGGTCGTCGACGTCGGCGACGACTCGGACGGATCCGTGGGTGACGAGGAGCTGCTGCTCGGGCTCGGACCATCCGTGCTCGACGAGCTCGACGCGGGCGGGCTGGTCGCGGTGTCGCCGCCCCCCGGGTCACTGTCGGACAGGGACGTCCAGGCGAGCACGGCGGCCACCAGCCCCACTGCGACGGTCACGGCACCGGCCGCCAGCAGTCCCGCGCGCCTGCGCCGGGGCGGGGTCCGTGGCCCGGGACCGGGTGCGGACTCAGGCCCCGACACGACCACGGTCGGCGGCTCGAGGGGCTCGGTGTCGCTGGCGGAGGTGTCGAAGACCTGCTG
Proteins encoded in this region:
- a CDS encoding VWA domain-containing protein; the encoded protein is MRTTAITRALLGAGLAGALALTSVGTSSASPSTTTHASAPADQTAEEPGELLLMLDASGSMKEPDPAGGTKMEAAKKALTGVVDSLPADTHVGLRVYGATEPGGKPTKAACNDTQLAVPIGPLDKPALTDAIKGFRAKGETPIAHSLTKAMDDLGDTGKRNIILVSDGEESCVPDPCPVVKDLVQDGVDLRIDTVGFGVEDTAREQLQCIAETGGGTYYDAADADELATSLNKISTRAVRDFGFTGQPVTGIDLAENEQAPADLPTLTPGLWTDELTASEDSWRAYSIERTQKQSTLHVSVTTKPKTYYNREEDDADLENLYLTILAPDGTECADAFGVVGDFHGFKRLVTVTGRVLGQSPEEEPASESCRAMGTFTALVHREGAQQTTPAEIQVIEEPRVTNLDELPDAAGDLPEAKDLTAGDAQPIAGGLSFSDAPEITEGTWVDTLVPGETLVYRVKVDYGQTARFTTHGPTGGFRFPADVARVNYLLIDGEAFSPDRQKVDESVRAPGQFNPAYSSPGSVRTANVRYKNRYADTPALDATPAASMSGWYYYALGVSTKEVGEDLAGQPIKVAFTVDVEGEPTDAVEYANGKGGETTATGEDGSGDTGATASTSEDEGGSPLPWIGGGVLAAIILGAGAGFGLRRKDAGAQESARSQE